The sequence CGGTCGCGGAAGGTCCGTCCCACCACGCCGTTGAGCCAGAACTCCCGGCCGAGGGTGTCGGGGTCGCCCCGCTCCCCGCTAGGCCCGCCGAGGTAGAAGGCGTCGGCGGCCACCCGCCACGGCACGCCGGGCTTCGACGAGAATCCGCCGAGGCCGCCGTAGAGCACGCTCTGCCCATCCTCGACCACGCCGGCAGCGTCGGCGTACGACGATCGCAGGTCGAGGTTGTACACCGTGAGCAGCGGCCCGCCGTAGAAGAGGAAATCGCCCACCTGCAGATCGGCACGCAGCTCGTACTCGTCCCGGGGGCCGGTGGCGAAGAGGTTCCAGATCGAGTCGGCGTCGAAGCTGGGGTGGTAGCTCTGCGCCTCCGCGGTGAGCGCGAAGCGGTAGGGGATCACCTCGACCCGCGTGCCGGCCCGCAGCGCGGCCCAGCGCTCCACGAAGAGATCGCGATCCGCCGATCCGTAGAGCTGGAGCACGTCGAAGAGCCGCACCCGCAGATGGGCGCCGGCGTGCTCCTGGTCCACCTGCCAGCCCTGCACCTCATCCGGCAGCAGCTCGACGTTCTCGCCGGAGGTGTTGCTCATCGCGCGGCGGTAGACCACTGCGGCGTCGACGTTGCGCACGCTCTCGAGCACCAGCCTGCCGCCGAAGATCGGCGAGGGCGCGTCGAGGTAGTCGTAGGCGATCGCCGCTGCGGGGTTCGAAGCGAGATCGGTGGTGACGCCGTCGCGGATCCGCCGGCGGTCGCTCACCCGCACGCCGTCCGGCGCGAAGGTGGAGGAACCGAGCACGCTGGTTCCCTTCACCTGCCAGCCGCCGAAGACGCCGACGCCGAGATAGGCGGGCGTGTGCACGTGCACGTCGAGGCCGTCGAAGGCGTAGAACTCGAGCTCGTCGTAGCGGATCTGCCGTCCGAGCCTGAAGTCGAAGAGCCCGTTGAGCGCGCCGCGCCACTGCAGGTAGGCGAAAAGGAGGTGGAGCTCAGGCTGCTCCGCATCGTCGAGCAGATCCTGCTCGTCCTGGTCGAAGCCGAAGTCGTGCTCGAGCCGAAGCGAGGTGACGAAGTCGATCCGCTCCGCAGCGCCGGAGGAGGTGAGGTCGAAGGCACCGAGGTCGAGGTATTGCACGATCCGGTAGCGGGAGATCTTCCGGGGATCGTCGAAGGGACGTCCCTGCCAGGAACGGAACTGGTAGGCCTGCGCCTCCGTGCGCGCGCCCACCGAATAGACCGCTGCAGCTGCGGGAGCGCTACCGAGCAGCGTCAGGGACGCCGCCAGCGCTGCAATCCGACGAACCAAGCCTCCTCCGGGGCTGAAGCGGGGCCGATGATAGCCCCCACCCACCGAGAAGCCAGCCCCATCTCACCGTAGGGGGGTCAATCCGTATTCCCTCCGTCTACACCGGGGTCGAGGGCGAGCAGCCGCCGGATCTCCGCGGCGGGCCAGACGGGACCCCTGCCGAGCCCCTCGCACTTCCGCTTCTCCGCGCGCCAGGCGGCGGGATCGCCGACGAGCTCCGGCCAGAAGGGATAGGCCCTGCACTGCCCCGGCTTCACCGCCTCCACCGAGCACCGGTCGCCGGCGAGGAGCGGGCAGCCTGCAGAACCTTCGTGCACGACGATCGCCATCCGCCCGCCGGGCAGGCGCCGCAGGTAGCGCGCCGCGAAGGCCCGGACCTCCAGCCCGAGGTAGGCGGCCAGCCGGGCCGGCTCGTCCGGATGCAGATGGACCAGCCCGGGCTTGCGGCAGCAGGCGCCGCATTGCGTGCATTCGAAGCGGAGGCGCCGCCGATCGAGCGGAACGAGGGGAAGCTTCACAGGGGCACCGTACCGCTCCTTCTCCTTGACCGGAAGCGATGCCCGTGCCGATGTTCCCCCCGCCTTGGACGCACATCCCGACAACAGCGCGGTCGCCCTCCGGCCGGCCTATCTCTTCCTCGTCCTCGTGATCGGGCTCCACTTCACCGTGGGCTCCCTGGTGCAGCTGGCCAACCCGGCCTTCGGCATCAACTTCGGCGAGTTCTTCTTCTTCGCGGGACTCACCTGGATCTTCACCCGCGCCCAGAACTTCCGGCCGGTGGAGTTCCTCGCGCTGCGCCTCCCGCCGGGCCGCACGATGTTCGCGGCGCTGGGCGCCGCGATCGCGGGTTTCTTCTTCGCCGGCGGCGTCAACGCGATCAACCGCTGGCTGGTAGGCCCCGAGCTCGCCAAACGCTACGACGTCACCGGGCTCTTCGAGGTGCGCTCGCCGCTGGAGGGCGCGCTGCTCGTCCTCGGCGTGGCGGTGATGGCGCCCATCGGCGAGGAGCTCGTCTTTCGCGGCTATCTGCAGCGGGTGCTCGGCGCCCGCTACGGCACCTGGACCGCCGTCGTCGTCACCTCCGTCCTCTTCGCCGCCATCCACCTCAACCCCGCCTCGGTGCTCGCCCTCTTCGCGCTCGGCGTGGTCTTCGCGCTGCTGCGGGTCTGGAGCGGATCGATCTGGCCGGCGATCCTCGCCCACGCGGTGCAGAACGGCACCTCCTCGGCGATGGTCCTCTCCGGGCTCGCGGAGGATTCACCCGACGAACTGCCGATCGGGCAGGCGCTGATCCTCCTCGCCGTCACCACGCCGATCCTCTGGCTGGCGCTGCAGCACCTGCGGCGGATGCCTGCCGTCTCCGAGGCGGATGCCGCGGAGCCGCACGATCCGGAAGCCGATCACCGCTTCCGGCCGGGCCGGGTCAAGGGGCTCGCCCTCGGTCTCACCGCGGCGGCGGCGCTCTCGCTGGTGGCGCTCTTCCTCGTGGACGGCGAGGCCGCTCTCGCCAGGCTGCAGCGCGCTGCGAGTGGCGGGCTCCCCGAGACGCCGGACGTCGAGACCCAGCCGCTGCCCGAGGAACCCCTCCGCGACGCCGGATGAGCGCCTTCAGCCGCCCACGAAGCGCGCCGCGTGCCGGCCCACCTGCGGCAGGCCGCTGGTGAAGAAATGGTCGGCCCCCGCCACCGTCACCAATTTGCCCTGCGGCCCGAGCCAGCCGGCGAGCAGCGACCGATCGTCGTCCTCGGCGCAGATCGCGAGCACCCGCGCCTGCACCCGGGCGAGCCCCGAGAAATCGAGCAGCGCCGTCGGAGGCGATACGAGCACCAACGCCGCCACCTCGGGCCGCCGCAGCGCCGCCTGCACCGCCGCCCACGCGCCGAAAGAATATCCCGCCACCGCGATCGCCGGAGCGCCGGTGGTCTCGAGGAGTTGATCGATCGCCGACTCGAGATCCGCGACCTCGCCGGGCCCGCCGCTCCACGCGCCTTCCGACGCGCCGACGCCGCGGTAGTTGAAGCGCAGGGTCGCGTGCCCTGCCCGCGTGATCGCCCAGGCGAGCTCCGCCACCACCGGGCTGTCCATCGAGCCACCCTGCTGCGGATGGGGCGCAGCCACCACGCAGGGCGGGCGCAGCTTGCCACGGTGGTAGAGCCCCTCGAGGTGGAGATCCCCCGAGGGGACCACCACCATCCGCTCCAGATACTCACCCCTGCGAACCATTCGGCCCTCGCTAGAGCGAGAACCAGTAGCGCAAGCCCGCGCCGGGCTCCAGCGCCGTGAGCGTGCGGCGCTCGAGGCTCCGCGCCAGCGGCGCGTTGGCGGAGGCGAGCGGCTCGGTGTGCCGCACCGCCCCCGGCGCCACGAGGAAGTCCGCGCCGAGCCAGAGGTCGAACTCGCCGAGCTTCCAGACCCCGCGGGCGCCGAGCCGCCCTGCGATCGTGGTCTGGAGGAAGTCGTACTCGTAGCTGCGCCCCTGGAAGCGCTCCTCGCCGGAGGGGACGAGGACGCCGAGGGCGCCGTGCAGCTCCGCGCCGAAGGTGCTCCGCCCGCGGCCGGGCAGGCTCACGGTGCCACCCGCCATCAGGCTCCACATCCGCGCGGAGGCATCGACCCTGCTGCTGCGCGAGGCGGTGAACTCCTCCCACGCCGAGGTGCCGACGTGGGTGTAACCGGCCTCGAGCCCGACCGTGAAGAAGCGCGAGTTCTTCGGCGCCATGCCGAAGCTCACCCGACCCGCGGGCCCTGCCCCGAATTGCGACTCGTCGGGGAAGGAGAAATTGTCCGCCCACTCGCCGATCGGGAGCATCGCCCTGCCGTCGACCTGCACGAAGCCGGGGGTCTGTGCTGCTGCCGGAACGGCGAGCATCGTCACGAGGGCGAGGGCAAAGATGCGCGACACGGGACCTCCCGGAGGAGCAAAGCCTCCGATTCCAGCTCGGCAGGCAGCTCCCCGGCAAGGTGGGGCCTCCCGTTGCAGGAGGCCAGACCCTACGCCACCCGCCTGGCGGCACTGCTGCTGCATGGCGGAAGGATGAGCGCCTCGACCAGGGGCCGCCCCTCCGCGGCGACCTGCACCAGCCGCCGTCCGCCGGGGCCCGCGACGACGGTGCCGCCGAGAAGGAAGCAGACCTCCCCGACCATGCCGTCGATCAGGACGGAGCCCCCCGGCGGCGGAACCTCCACCGGCAGCGCGAGGGTTCCCTCGATCACGTCCCAGCTCGCAGCCAGGGCGTGGTGGTGGGGATACCGCACGACGACTGCGACGGTTGGAAGCATCGGCGCTCTCCTCGGGGTTGGGGGAGGCTTCCGCACGGCCTCCCGCGCGGACAAGCGCCCACCAGCCCATAGAGAGAACCCCGGAGGGAGGCAAATGGGTCACGCCCCCCTTGCCAAACCCGGCTCAGACCCGCCGGAAGACGAAGACCTTGAGGTAGCGCCCTTCCGGGAATTGCAGCGCGATCGGATGGTCGGGCGGCTGGTAACGCTGCTCGAGGAGCTGCAGATCGACCCGCGCCTTGTCGGCGGCCTGGGCGATGGCGCCGAAGAAATCGCCGACGCTCACCCGGGCCGAGCAGGAGCAGCTCACCAGGATGCCGCCCGGGCGCAGCACCGCCAGCGCCGCGCGGTTGAGCGAGGCGTAGCCGTCGATCGCCGCCTCCACCGCCTTCTGGCTCTTCGCGAAGGCCGGCGGGTCGAGGATGATCATGTCCCAGCTCTGGCCGGTGCGCTTCGCGGCTCCGAGCTTGTCGAAGACGTCGCCGGCGACGAACTCGTGTCGCTCCGGATCGAGGCCGTTCAGGCGGAAATTCTCGGCGGCGAGCCCGATCGCGTCCCGGTCCTGGTCGATGGTGGTCACCTTGCGGGCGCCGCCCTTCGCCAGGTGGACCGAGAAGCCGCCGGTGTAGCCGAAGCAGTTGAGCGCCTCGCGCCCCTTCGCGTAGCGGCGCAGGGCGAAGCGGTTCTCCCGCTGATCGAGGAAGAAGCCGGTCTTCTGGCCGCCGCGCACGTCGACCCAGAACCTGGCGTCGCCGTTCTCGCGGATGGCGATCCGATCGGGCGGCGCCTCGCCCCAATGCACCGTGCCCTGCGCGGGCCCCTCGTCGGCGTCGACGTCGTCCCGACCGAGCTCCTCCCGGCCGAAGATGCCGCGGACCCCGGGGACCTCCTGCCGCAGCGCCGCGAGGATCGCGTCGCGGTGGGCGGTGAGGCCGGCGCTGTAGAATTTGGTGACGAGGAAGTCGGCGTATTTGTCGACGACCAGGCCGGGGATCCCGTCGTTCTCGCCGTGGACCACGCGGTAGGAGTCGGTCTCCTCGCCGGCGAGGACCTCGGTGCGCAGCAGCGCGGCGCGGGCGATCGAACGCCGCCAGAAGAGCGCGTCGATCTTCTCGAGCGGATCGCGGGTGAGGACGCGGACGCGGATCGGGCTGAGCGGATCGTAGTAGCCGCGGGCGACGAAGCGTCCCGCCTCGTGCACGTCGACGATGGCGCCTGGCGGCAGCCGCGGGGGCCTGCCAGCCAGCGCCTTGGCGAAGACCCAGGGGTGGCCGGCGCGGAGCGAGCGGCCGACTTCCTTGCCCAATTCGAGAACGGGATTCA comes from Vulgatibacter sp. and encodes:
- a CDS encoding YkgJ family cysteine cluster protein, whose amino-acid sequence is MKLPLVPLDRRRLRFECTQCGACCRKPGLVHLHPDEPARLAAYLGLEVRAFAARYLRRLPGGRMAIVVHEGSAGCPLLAGDRCSVEAVKPGQCRAYPFWPELVGDPAAWRAEKRKCEGLGRGPVWPAAEIRRLLALDPGVDGGNTD
- a CDS encoding CPBP family intramembrane glutamic endopeptidase translates to MDAHPDNSAVALRPAYLFLVLVIGLHFTVGSLVQLANPAFGINFGEFFFFAGLTWIFTRAQNFRPVEFLALRLPPGRTMFAALGAAIAGFFFAGGVNAINRWLVGPELAKRYDVTGLFEVRSPLEGALLVLGVAVMAPIGEELVFRGYLQRVLGARYGTWTAVVVTSVLFAAIHLNPASVLALFALGVVFALLRVWSGSIWPAILAHAVQNGTSSAMVLSGLAEDSPDELPIGQALILLAVTTPILWLALQHLRRMPAVSEADAAEPHDPEADHRFRPGRVKGLALGLTAAAALSLVALFLVDGEAALARLQRAASGGLPETPDVETQPLPEEPLRDAG
- a CDS encoding alpha/beta hydrolase, which encodes MVRRGEYLERMVVVPSGDLHLEGLYHRGKLRPPCVVAAPHPQQGGSMDSPVVAELAWAITRAGHATLRFNYRGVGASEGAWSGGPGEVADLESAIDQLLETTGAPAIAVAGYSFGAWAAVQAALRRPEVAALVLVSPPTALLDFSGLARVQARVLAICAEDDDRSLLAGWLGPQGKLVTVAGADHFFTSGLPQVGRHAARFVGG
- a CDS encoding class I SAM-dependent rRNA methyltransferase, which translates into the protein MNPVLELGKEVGRSLRAGHPWVFAKALAGRPPRLPPGAIVDVHEAGRFVARGYYDPLSPIRVRVLTRDPLEKIDALFWRRSIARAALLRTEVLAGEETDSYRVVHGENDGIPGLVVDKYADFLVTKFYSAGLTAHRDAILAALRQEVPGVRGIFGREELGRDDVDADEGPAQGTVHWGEAPPDRIAIRENGDARFWVDVRGGQKTGFFLDQRENRFALRRYAKGREALNCFGYTGGFSVHLAKGGARKVTTIDQDRDAIGLAAENFRLNGLDPERHEFVAGDVFDKLGAAKRTGQSWDMIILDPPAFAKSQKAVEAAIDGYASLNRAALAVLRPGGILVSCSCSARVSVGDFFGAIAQAADKARVDLQLLEQRYQPPDHPIALQFPEGRYLKVFVFRRV